Proteins from a genomic interval of uncultured Desulfuromusa sp.:
- a CDS encoding NAD(P)/FAD-dependent oxidoreductase produces the protein MYDVIIIGGGVVGCALARELSRYNLQLALLEKEVEVGFGTSKTNSGIIHSGHHSPDATLKSRFEWAGNQMWDDLARDLKFGFKRIGELLIAQRPEDLKFQENLKRQGELRGVTGLELWGQKRLQKEEPNLSHDILQALHAPTAAVINPYEACFGLIESARQNGVELFCSHPVMSIKKNGEGFSVHTPQQNFQSRIVLNVAGVFADKIAAMVNADNFKIFPRKGEEYMLDRRLQGIVTHLIFPTPSATSKGVLIIPTVDGPIMVGPTAEDVNDREDFSTSFAGASKVFASVRKYCPAISERDTITEFAGLRAVADTNDFIIEPSSVAGFYNIAGIQSPGLTAAPAIATYVTDMLRADGLALVKKDYWKADIDGPPRFSRMTPAEQKAAILKDPRYGRIVCRCESVTEAEVLYAIQHGARTLDGVKFRVRAGMGRCQGGFCTTRIMDILSQTLGIPLTEITKRGRGSEVCIPRHDNIAAGDGV, from the coding sequence ATGTATGATGTCATCATTATCGGTGGGGGAGTTGTGGGCTGTGCTCTTGCGCGAGAGCTGTCTCGCTATAATCTGCAACTGGCACTGCTTGAAAAGGAGGTGGAAGTTGGTTTCGGCACAAGTAAAACTAACTCGGGGATTATTCATTCAGGACATCACTCGCCGGATGCCACGCTTAAAAGCCGATTCGAATGGGCCGGTAACCAGATGTGGGATGACCTTGCCCGGGATCTAAAGTTCGGTTTTAAGCGGATTGGTGAATTGCTCATAGCGCAGCGCCCCGAGGATTTAAAATTTCAGGAGAATCTTAAGCGTCAGGGAGAATTGCGAGGAGTAACAGGTCTTGAACTCTGGGGACAGAAACGGCTGCAAAAAGAAGAACCCAACCTCAGCCACGACATTCTTCAAGCTCTCCATGCACCAACTGCAGCGGTTATTAATCCTTATGAGGCGTGCTTCGGATTGATTGAATCTGCTCGCCAAAACGGAGTTGAGCTCTTTTGTTCTCATCCGGTCATGAGCATCAAAAAAAATGGAGAGGGGTTCTCTGTCCATACGCCGCAACAAAATTTCCAGAGTCGTATTGTTCTCAATGTTGCCGGGGTGTTTGCGGACAAGATCGCAGCAATGGTCAATGCCGATAATTTTAAAATATTCCCCCGCAAGGGTGAAGAATATATGTTGGATCGTCGGCTGCAGGGGATTGTGACTCACCTGATTTTCCCAACCCCTTCAGCGACCAGCAAGGGGGTGTTGATTATCCCGACTGTTGATGGCCCGATTATGGTCGGTCCAACCGCAGAAGATGTCAATGATCGGGAAGATTTCTCAACCAGCTTTGCCGGGGCGTCTAAAGTCTTTGCATCGGTGCGTAAATATTGTCCGGCGATTTCTGAACGTGACACCATTACTGAGTTTGCAGGGCTGAGGGCGGTCGCTGATACCAATGATTTTATTATCGAACCCTCATCGGTGGCTGGTTTCTATAATATTGCCGGAATCCAGTCACCCGGCCTGACTGCGGCTCCAGCCATTGCCACCTATGTAACTGATATGCTCCGTGCCGATGGTTTGGCTCTGGTGAAAAAAGATTACTGGAAGGCAGATATTGACGGGCCACCCCGTTTCTCACGGATGACACCAGCAGAGCAGAAAGCCGCAATTCTGAAAGATCCGAGGTATGGGAGAATCGTCTGTCGTTGTGAATCGGTGACTGAAGCGGAGGTGCTCTATGCAATTCAACATGGTGCCCGTACCCTTGACGGGGTGAAGTTCAGGGTGCGGGCCGGAATGGGACGTTGTCAGGGGGGATTCTGTACGACCAGAATTATGGACATTCTGTCGCAGACCCTGGGAATTCCGTTGACGGAAATAACCAAACGGGGTCGGGGATCAGAAGTTTGTATCCCACGGCACGATAATATCGCAGCAGGGGATGGTGTATGA
- a CDS encoding FAD-dependent oxidoreductase, producing the protein MNSPLKKQYDVVIVGGGPAGLAAALSARKSGAGDILIIEREVEAGGILNQCIHSGFGLHHFKEELTGPEYAERFIGSVLSENVTVLTNSYVIDISPALQVEIISGQCGYLSLQARAVVLAMGCRERTRGAIRTPGFRPAGVMTAGLAQKLVNMKGLLPGRRIAILGSGDIGLIMARRLALEGCDVVGVYEFSPYSSGLTRNVVQCLDDFDIPLHLSATVAFIHGRDRVDYLTIAPVINQSTPDLSRSWDVDCDTLLLSIGLIPENELSTKLRLHMDAATGGPQVSSTLETSLPGVFACGNVLHVHDIVDFVSEESLRAGQFAAELAMGKRRPGDNIALQKGANIASCVPHSLSPDREQVIYLRVKQPMKNCTLTLGDRYEKKFRMLIPAEMIRLTLAPEVLDHYFGDNLKIEVHPQEVE; encoded by the coding sequence ATGAATAGTCCACTGAAAAAACAGTATGATGTGGTGATCGTCGGTGGTGGCCCCGCCGGATTAGCGGCAGCTTTGAGTGCCCGGAAGTCCGGAGCAGGGGATATCCTTATTATTGAGCGGGAAGTTGAAGCCGGTGGTATTCTCAACCAATGCATCCACAGTGGTTTTGGTCTGCACCATTTCAAGGAGGAATTGACGGGTCCTGAATACGCTGAACGCTTTATTGGCAGCGTCCTCTCCGAGAACGTCACTGTCTTGACTAACTCATATGTGATTGATATCAGTCCTGCCTTGCAAGTGGAGATTATCAGTGGTCAATGCGGCTATTTGAGTCTGCAGGCGAGGGCTGTTGTTTTGGCCATGGGGTGTCGTGAGCGGACGCGAGGGGCAATCCGTACCCCTGGATTCAGGCCTGCCGGGGTCATGACTGCAGGCTTGGCACAAAAACTGGTGAATATGAAAGGTCTTCTTCCCGGGCGGCGGATTGCGATTCTTGGTTCCGGTGATATCGGTCTGATCATGGCGCGTCGTTTGGCTTTAGAGGGATGTGATGTCGTTGGCGTCTATGAATTTTCTCCCTACTCCAGTGGTCTGACCCGCAATGTGGTTCAATGTCTCGATGATTTTGATATCCCTCTTCACCTCTCTGCAACTGTCGCGTTTATTCATGGGCGTGATCGTGTTGACTACTTGACAATTGCGCCGGTGATCAATCAGAGCACTCCTGATCTCAGTCGATCCTGGGATGTTGATTGCGATACGCTCCTCCTTTCTATTGGTCTGATTCCGGAAAACGAACTTTCAACCAAGCTCAGATTGCATATGGATGCAGCGACCGGTGGCCCGCAGGTGAGCAGCACTCTGGAAACGTCTCTGCCGGGGGTCTTTGCTTGCGGCAACGTATTGCATGTCCATGACATTGTCGATTTTGTTTCGGAAGAATCTCTTCGGGCGGGGCAATTTGCGGCTGAACTGGCTATGGGAAAACGTCGTCCCGGTGACAATATTGCTTTACAGAAGGGGGCTAATATTGCTTCCTGTGTTCCTCACAGTCTTTCCCCTGACCGTGAGCAGGTTATCTACCTTCGAGTCAAACAGCCGATGAAAAATTGCACTCTAACCCTCGGCGATCGTTATGAGAAAAAATTTCGTATGCTGATTCCCGCAGAAATGATCCGACTGACCCTTGCTCCTGAGGTTCTTGACCACTACTTCGGCGATAATCTGAAAATCGAAGTTCACCCGCAGGAGGTTGAATAA
- a CDS encoding DUF1667 domain-containing protein: MEEKKTLTCIGCPLSCPLQLTIIDGEIQEITGYSCKRGEDYARQEYTAPRRMVSTTIACTSGLWPRLPVKTAAAVPKDKVMAVVERLHCLEISAPVQVGQVILDDVAETGIAVIATRSLPLQETGPAL; the protein is encoded by the coding sequence ATGGAAGAGAAGAAAACTCTGACCTGTATTGGTTGCCCGCTGAGTTGCCCATTGCAGTTGACCATTATTGATGGTGAAATTCAGGAAATTACCGGATATAGCTGTAAAAGAGGTGAAGATTATGCGCGTCAGGAATACACGGCCCCGAGAAGGATGGTGAGTACGACCATTGCTTGTACTTCGGGATTGTGGCCACGATTACCGGTTAAAACAGCTGCTGCGGTCCCCAAGGATAAAGTCATGGCTGTCGTTGAAAGATTGCACTGTCTCGAAATTTCAGCTCCGGTTCAGGTCGGTCAAGTTATTCTGGATGATGTTGCTGAAACCGGCATTGCGGTGATTGCAACCCGCAGTCTGCCTCTGCAGGAAACAGGACCGGCGTTGTAG
- a CDS encoding phosphoribosyltransferase family protein, translating into MSAANLLLERIRLDGEINGEIIKVDQFLNHMVDPVLIHQLGDDLAARFAHLQVAKILTAETSGIMLAQAVALKLKVPFIYAKKKRPITMPEYYAAASYSFTKQESTTLYVSKEVLHPQDNILFIDDFFAKGSTLKAIEEILSQAEANMVGAAVIINKSDRRDIESILTLDDLR; encoded by the coding sequence ATGAGCGCAGCAAATCTGTTACTGGAACGCATCCGACTGGATGGTGAGATTAACGGTGAGATCATAAAGGTTGACCAGTTCCTTAATCACATGGTGGATCCGGTTCTGATTCATCAACTGGGGGATGATCTTGCCGCCCGCTTTGCCCATTTGCAGGTCGCAAAGATCCTCACAGCTGAAACCAGTGGCATCATGCTTGCCCAGGCTGTCGCCCTGAAACTAAAAGTGCCATTTATCTATGCCAAGAAAAAACGCCCTATCACCATGCCGGAGTATTATGCTGCGGCCAGCTACTCCTTTACCAAACAGGAATCAACCACCCTTTATGTTTCCAAAGAGGTTCTCCACCCGCAAGATAACATTTTATTTATTGATGATTTTTTCGCCAAAGGCTCAACCCTGAAAGCAATTGAAGAGATCCTCTCTCAAGCAGAGGCAAATATGGTGGGAGCAGCTGTCATCATCAACAAATCAGACCGTCGGGATATCGAGTCTATTCTGACCCTGGACGACCTGCGATAA